One Nymphaea colorata isolate Beijing-Zhang1983 chromosome 12, ASM883128v2, whole genome shotgun sequence genomic window, TTGCCTTCCCACATAGGCCGGGGTTTCCGATGAATGCTGAAAAGGGTGAGTCCAGAATGTGCCTGTTGTCCGGTAGTGGGCCGGAGAGTTGGTTGTAGGAGAAGTCGACGCTTTGCAAACTTCTCAGGTCACTGAAGTCATCAGGGATTTGGCCGGAgagttgatttcttgaaaggtTCAGGCTCATTAACGACACTAGCTTCCCCAATTGTGACGGTATCTTTCCGATGAGGTCATTGGAGCTTAGATCAAGCAGTGATTGCAACGAAACCAGGTTGCCAATCTCGAACGGGATCTCCCCGTTCAGATGGTTGTGGTTGAGGTTCAATAACTGCAGTTTCGAACACTTGCCGACCTCTCCGGGGATTGGTCCGCTCAGATTGTTGTAAGACAGATCGAGCGTTTCCAGATTGGATAATTGGCCTATGTCAGGCGGGATGACACCGGAGAGTCCGTTGTTGCTCAAATTTAGCTTGAAGACGGTCCTTAAATTGAACAATTCTACCGGAATTTTACCTGAAAGGGAATTCGAGCCCAGGCTGAGGCTGCGCAGCATGGATAACCGGCCAATCTCCGGGGGTATGCTTCCAGAGATTTTGTTGTCCGCTAGGTTGAGAAAAGTGAGGTTGCTGCACTGCGCCCAAGCTGGGGAAATCTTGCCGAAGAGGTTGTTATTGCTCACATCCATGTACACCAAATTTGGGTACACTCCGAACGATTCAGAGATATCTCCAGTGAAATGATTCTTCTCCAGTCGAATTCTTGTCAGAAGAGAGCAGTTCTTCAATGTTGACGGCAGCGGCCCACTGAAATTGTTCTGACTTGCGGTGAAGTAAATCAGCTTCCCACCAGCACAGATCCCGGAAGGCAAGGAGCCGGAGAAGCTATTGTTCGAGAAGCTCACGTTAACCAGGCTTCCAGAGGATCCAAAGTTCGACGGTATTTCTCCGGACAAGTTATTAGTGTATATGAAAAGGAGCTCGAGATTCTGAAGTTTGGAGATGGACTGGGGTAGCAAGCCCTGCAAATTGTTGGTATTCATGTCCAATTGCTGCAAAGAACTCGTGTTTCCGATCTCAGGCGGGATACTTCCGTTGAGTTTGTTGTTGAAGAGGTTGAGTAGGTTGAGCTGCGTCAGCTTTCCAATTGTGGGCGGTATGGGGCCGGTGAGCTGGTTCTCTGAGAGGTCAAGTTGTACCAGATTGGTTAGGTTTCCTATGGACAGTGGAATTGAACCCGTAATCATATTTTTGAACAAGTAGAGATACGTGAGATTCTTCAGCAATCCGATCTCCATTGGGATGCTTCCCGTCAGCTGATTGCTCTGAAGTTGCAGAGAAGTTAGTTGAGTCCAGTTGGTGAGGAAGATGGGTTCTATCACCCCTGTTAGTGAATTACCAGACATGCCCAAGTCCCTCATCTTTGTCCAGTTAGCGAGGGTCTGAGGGAGGGGACCGGTTAGCTTATTATCGGACAAATTCAGCGTGGTAAGATTCCTCAATTGGCCCAGCTCCGGGGGAATGGTTGAATTCAGACCTGTTTGGTGCAGGTCGAGCCGCTCAAGAGACTTGAGATGGCCGAACGACGCAAGGATGCTGCCATATAGGCTGTTTTCATAGAGCTCGAGGATGCGTAGGCTCTGCAACGAGGCGATCCACTCTGGAATCTGACCTGAAAAGTTGTTTCTACCCAATTGCAAGGCTTCTAGCTTGGCTAGTTTTGATAACTGTTGTGGTATTGGGCCTTGGAAGCCATTATTGGTGATGTTGAAGAAACGGAGCTTGGGGAGTCGTGTGGCAATCTCATCCGGAATTTTGCCGGTCAGGTTGTTCAAAGACAAGTCAAGGAACTCCACTTTGGGGCACCGGAGCACGAAGGCCGGGAACTCACCGGTCAGGCTGTTCAGGTAGAGACCAAGGTATGTCACCGATGGCAAGTCGGAGACCTTTGATGGGTCCGGCGCGGTGAGAAAGTTGGAGCCCAAATCGAAGATCACGACATTGGTGAGATTGGTGAGTTGGTAAGGAATAGCACCTGCAAGGGTGTTGTTGTAGAGCCTAAGGATTGTGAGGCGGTTCAGGTTTCCGACCTCCGGCGGCACCGTGCCGTTGAACAAGTTGCTGCCCAAGTCGAGATAGACAAGCTGTGTCAGGGAGCCGATCCCCTGTGGTATGCTGCCGGAGAGCGAGTTCAGGTTGAGGTCGAGGCGCGAGAGGTTGGGGAAGGCAGAGAAGTTGAAGGAGGCAAGGGTGCCCGTCAAGGAAAATCCGGCGAGGTTTATCTCGGTGATGGAGTCGGAGGCGCTGCAGACGATGCCTTTCCATTTGCAGGGGTTGGTCTTGCTAGATGTGCCGTTGCTGGTCCAGGAGGAGAGCGAATCTCTTCCTTGGAGTGAGGTTTTCCATCCCAAAAGGGCCTCTGCTTCGAGATTGGCTAAGCTGAATGTGGAGAATAATGAAAAGAAGACGAGgatgaggaagaaggggaggagggaaGGCGGTGGTGACTTCATGGTGGTGGGCGGGTTGTGCGGTGGAGGCCGAAATGGAGGGTTTTAAAAGGGGTTGTAGTCCAGATTTTGACTGCATATGAAAACGAGTATGAATATGTTGCAGGAAATGATCATGTGAGGAAGCGTGAATGGTGAGTTGGGAAGGCCTGGATTTAATAGATTTAGTTTTTGGATACTCGACTGTGGTGTTTGGACTTTCGACGATGAAATAATTTATTAGTTTCGATTGCAACTAGTTTGAACCTGGAAGGTTTCAGCGGGAGTCATGGGATTTACTGCATCTGTTAGAAGAAAAGTCGGAACTGTGTTTCCTTAAAACTGTGGATAGAATTCATTAAGTTTAAAGGAATCCAACATTCAATGCGACTATGAGGACAAGGACAGGAGAGAAGGGGGTCTTTTTTATAAGCAACGTAGAAACTGTTCTTTCCTGTGGTGCCTTGAATCAACTTAATCTTTCTGCTGTTTGACAGAGGGCAGCCATTCTCCAACCTAAAGAAATTGGTTTCCCACTTAGCTAGGGAAAATGGGACTGCCGGAACTGACGAATTCCTTTCCCCATTGAAGCCCCTTTCCCATTAGCAGAAGGCGATTGTCTCAGAAGCAACAGCAGAATCCCACAGTTCTCTTCTTTGCACACGGATAATGTACTGAATAGAAGCAGTTGCACAAGAACTGAGGATAATGAGTTCCATTTCTCATCTTCACAATCTCATCCTGACCTACAAAATAGGTGCCGACCACCGTTAGTCATTCTCTTCCAATTGATGCACAATTGcttcagtttttttattattgtgttGCCGAACCATATTATAttttactatatatgtatgccaATGACGGAAAGGCAACTCGGCGCTGAGATGGTCTAAATTGGAGGCGGCCTAAATTGGAAGGCCGCATCTGGCAAAGCCGCGTGCGGGACGggaggaagggaggaagaaggaagacaTGTGAGCAGATTTCCGGTTCTTCTTTCGGAAACTTGTAGCCTCGCGAGCAGACTGTATTCAGTATGGTTCAAAACTAAACTCCCCAAAACCAGTTTGGTGTTTTGATGATGAAGTAAGTTTTTGTAAAGATACAAGACTCCTTTTGCAACCTAACGAAAATCATTCTTACCTGTCAGATAAATCTAAAACAAACAGTTGCATTGAATTCTTCCGCCCGAAGACTTGCCAAGTCTACGGTTTATCTGTTAGCTTTACAAGAGGACCAACCACCATGACCAGGCCCACTTCAACAATAAAAGGTGTTTGATATCtttgaatttgagatccttaaGATTTGACAGTAGCAGGCTTAAGCCCAGACCCTCTCCCCTTCAATCttaaatccaattttttcacaatacaaagaagtaaaatatggATCTTAAGTGTGCATCTTAACTCCGACCAATGatctttattttgatgaattGTAGATTTTACCGTGGATCTTTTGTCACATCAGCAAAAGTTTGACAGATCCATAGATTTTAAACCTGAAGCAATCGAATGGGGTTCTGGAGTTCTAGGAACGAATTGATGAATCCAACAAGTGGCAAGCCGGTTTGTTCAATAAGCGAATATGAAAGTAGCCACATGTCGCGTACTATTcacttttttattaattttattacaatttagaAGCTTTTGTCTTTTCAATTACTTTTCAAAGTACACACAATAATATCTTTGTCAATTCATGGCACTCTTATCTTTGGCAACTTCATCTGTTTTCTTGAGCTAAGGACAAGAATTTTTGTGTTTCATTGGACGGAGCGAGACAAAAGTATATGAGGAAAAATTCTCTGTCCAAACTAGGAAGCTTTCTGGATGAAAGTGAAATCATTGACAGGTTAGGGGTGTGTTTAAGAGTCAAATTGAAGTCTCGAAGCTATAAGATGTGATAGGATATTATATATAATCTCCATGATGTATCGCCTGACAAACaatacatttcatttttattgtaaatatgaattataagaacaaaaaaaatcaatttcccaattttttttcgcTTATAAAACACTTTTTGTACATTAAAGatgatttttctgttttcccaaTGAGCGTCTTGCAAGATAGCTCATGAGTAATTCATATCTTATCTATGTGTTAAGTGCCGGGAAAAATTATTAGCCAAAGTATCTTTTTCTGCCCTACCAAGCTAATGCCATTTATTTCTGAATTAACATTGATAGACACATAGATAAACATtaagatgagaaagaaagaagaaaaataaaataaaatggaaaatatgcgtaaagaaaaagaaaataaagaagaaaccaaataaaatgtaaagaaaataGTAGTGGAGGATAAAGTATGTCTGATGATTTTGACGCATCGATCATGCATGTTACCAAATTTCAATGCCTTTGCACCCTTGTCCACAAGAAAGGAGTCAACGTCTGCAACTTTAAGAAACGTCggcaaaagaggaaaagaacgTTTATCGATTAGGTGTGGGCTTCTGTGGGCAGTAGCCCACACAGCCCCCCCACATAATtctatttgtttgtttattacATATTACTGCCCCTTAAAATTTCTTGTATTAGAAAGGAAACTCTTCATGATTACCATGCCTTAGAAACAAGGGCGGAACCAGATATTTTTCATAAAGAGAGttgaaacaaactttttaaattttgaatattattttttaaaatttttatataaaacaagtgaactCTTTTTattgcatataaatttaaaaaaatatatatttgaaatggGGCCAAACCCATGCAGACCCTACCTTTGACAATACAAAAGAAAGTTTAAAGCTATCTCTGAATTCGCATGAATTTGCTTTTCAAAGCTTAGATTAAGGTGCAGCTCTGCTTTTCAATGGCAAGACCCTTGGAAGGTTCATACCGCCTAATGGTTGATCGCTTCTTTTTCAAAGCTTCATACCTTTGAACTTCAAAGGTATTCAATGGACAACTCGACctccaagaagaaaaaatggataataaaaacaataaagatGAGACTTGATCTTCCaaggttttggtttttttcaatTCCATATCATTTACTTCGCAAatcaaaaaccattttttcaacGCAAGACTACAAGATGAGACAATGTTTACCTTACATTTGAGATCTGAGGTGATATTGGCTACATATACATTATGTATGCGGTCCAGGagcaaagctagaaattttttcatgagagagacagaattaaagtttttaatttttaactagaatcaaaatatcattttttaaaatttttatataaacaagCGAAATCTTTTaagatttacatataatttttttttttaaaaaaaaattaagatgaacCCAAAGTCTACACAGGCCATACCTTGACTTTGCCCGTGCGCAAATATGGTACTATTTGTTTAATCTGGAAGTGCCATATGAAAAGAATTCCGGTCAGCCTTAAATATCACACACTTCctcatttaaaattatataagaCCGGATCTTATACTGAAATTGataatttattcaaatttttgagaatctCGAGATTAGATAAGATGAGGTAAACAGACATTACCTAAAGATTTGTGTGAGACAATTGGAGTTGAACAACTCCAATAGGAACAAGTCCAACTGCGACTTATGACCGTTAAGAAAACTTAAAGAAAAGATTACAAATGATCGCGTAACAAATGAGTAATTAACAATCAGCCGTCTGACTAACCTGATAACCACAAAAAGGCTCTCATCTTTTCCCGCAAATTCACAAAACAGGTgcctttatttaaaaaatagttaatgCCTAAAACAACCCCACATTTTATATGTTAAACCAAATCCGAACTGCATTCTGAATTCTTAAGAACCGCTTTCATAATATATGGATATTCGTTATAGTGTATTTAGTTGAAACTGACTCTGAATTCGGATCCAATCTGTCCAGATGCTTGAAAAAATCTTTTGCAAGGTTTAAAATTAtttagaacaaataaaaaaaaaaaccctcacAGAACCACTTCTAGTTAGGAATGtaattcagattcagttatgAGACTAGATACAGAGTCCAAAATCCAATTAGTAATTGGATCGAGATTTTTGTCGAAATCATCTAAatagattttaaatcaaatcgGTAATCCAACTCATTGTtaggtggattttttttttttatgcgcACACTAAAATTTCTTCCTTGGGGTTTTCACATAATTAATATTTCCCTTTCATCCCTAATTATTTGCGGCTGTCAAGCTTTGCATACttatgttgttgtttttttttttaaatacgacacattttttttagttacttTAGCAAGGTTTTTCATCCACCTCATTTCATAGGGTACAAAGCTTACTTTCGATGTTTTAAAGTATCGTTTTTatcatgcttcaacttgcaacACATGATGTTATGTTGATGCCACACACCAaaaatttattagttaaagAAAAAGGTTGATGACTATGGAAAAAAGATCAATGAACTTGAAAATTAATTATAAGATGAAAAAGTAGACGGTTAATGTCAACTCATTTATAAGGgggatttgaatatttgataaaagattaaaaaaaaaaatccaacaacacacacatatatatatataaaagctttaAAAGGGTTTACCTTACATATAGTAAATGTAGTTGTCTGGATGGCtaacatttaaattttgattataaaaaaatcataaaacatCACTATAACGACCATAAATCATTGTGATATTATAAATAATGGCTAATACCAATTTAGTGATTATATTTGAACacgagcccgagctcggtcagctcgaactcggctcgactaagtaagacacgagctcgactcggctcgagctcgaatatagctcgactatcctagctcgaactcgactcgatagtcacttgtcgagctcgagctcgattaagctcgataagCTCGTTTACAGTCATCCATActtgttgagcttgagctcgaccgtgagctcgactaaggctcgaatacgtgagctcgattaaggcCCGACTAAGGCTcgaaccggtttttttaaaaccagTATTTTAAtgacgagccgagtcgagctttaacgagtccacTCGAgtgaacttgaactcgactcgattagttaaacgagtcggctcgtgaactcgagctcgactcgtttaactaatgaagcagctCGAACTCGCTTATGAGtcaagcttaaacgagtcgactcgttGTACACCCCTATTAGTGACTGTTATTCAACgacacattttaaaattttaatcacTAAATCAGTATTATCATGGTTAATAGTGTAGTAATAGTTTATGGTGTCTTTAATTAGTGTTACCGACCcacatgtgtgtgtgagtgaaaGCAGAGATGATTAAGGTTAGTCAGCCACCTAACTAATACTATTCATGTAAAggatgattgaaagaaaatgtaCTAATCAATATTAAACAACGAAAATAcctgtcatttttttattgtttttctcttaattaaataaaagaaagatagGCCCCCTTTGAGTGAAATTTTCAATCTATACTTTTGACTTACTCTGCACTTCCATGTTTACTTGATATGAACGCCATTGTTGCCGCCGCTGTAGCACGAATTCCGGCGGCGCGTAGCTTCAAAGGGATGAATGTGCTTAATTTATCGGCTACAGAGTTGAGGATCGAGAGTCAACGGGATGAAGGTTGCATCTTTGTGTACGTCCACGAGACGCCTAATAATAACAAGCAGTCTTCACGCGTTAGTTTGACATTATCTGTAGACAGTGCAGCCCACCATCGCCATTTCCAAAAGAAGAAGCCTCTCTCCATCCTTCTGACTTTGGCTTCTCTCCTTCAAAGAGAAGAGACCTTCTATCGATAAATTCAGGCTCGTCACCACTTCCGCCGCAGCCGCCGCCATTACCACCATCACCGGCACTATGAGTTCGACGATGGGAAGGTTGAAGCCGAAAATGAAGCCCCTCTTGCGTCTCCTCGTGCTGCTTTGCCTCGAGGTGTCGCTCAGATTAGAAGGAGCGGCAGCAGCAGAGGCGGAGGCACTGCTCAAGTGGAAAGCCACCCTCAAAACGAGAGCCCTCGACGACTCATGGTCTCCTCTCAACTCCACAAACAAGCCTTGCAATTGGTTTGGAATCTCCTGCAACAACAATGGAAGCGTCGTGGAGATGAACATCCAAAACGTGAGCCTTGGAGGTACACTGGACTCCTTCGACTTCTTGTCGCTCCCCAACCTTGAGGTGCTCATTCTCACCTCTGACTATCTGTATGGCCAGATTCCTGCGGGGATCGGCCACCTCCCCAAGCTCACCACCCTCGATCTCTCCTCAAACGGATTCTCCGGCCACCTGCCACCTGCTCTGGCCAACCTCACTGAGATCGCTGTTCTGCGACTAAGTAAAAATATGCTGACAGGGGAGCCTGAACCAAGGCTCTTCACCAAGTTGGTACATCTCACTGAGCTTGCACTGGACGGTAACAACCTCACTGGTGTGATTCCATCCGAAATCGGACGTCTGTCAAGACTCGAGTTGTTAACTCTGTCGGAAAATGGATTCACTGGCTCGATTCCAGGTGAGATCGGCAACCTGACTAGCTTGTCTGTATTGTTCATGAATAACAACCagctcactggtacactgccttcTACTCTGGGGTACTTGTTCAAGCTCTCTGCACTGGATATTTCTCAGAACAAAATTGCTGGGGTAATTCCTGCTGAGATTTGTAACGTGACTAGCTTAACCTTATTAGATTTATCAAGGAACCGCCTTACAGGATCAATCCCCTCCGCAATAGGGAAGCTCGATACACTCACTTCATTGTTCTTGTATGGCAACTTCCTCACAGGCCCCATTCCATCTTCTGTGGGAAACATGGCAGAGCTCACTATGATTGGATTATTCCAAAACCGGCTCTGGGGATCGATACCATCGGAGATAGGGAAGCTTAAGAGGCTCACTAATTTGTACCTCTTCAGCAACTTCCTCTCGGGGTCGATTCCTTCATCCATAGGAGATCTGCATAGTCTTGAGGATCTGAACTTCTCGAGCAACAACCTCACAGGTGGGATCCCGCCAGAGGTAGGAAACTTAACTAACCTGACCATTATGTCATTGCATCAGAATTCTCTCGTAGGTCCTATCCCGGCTAGCATTGGCAACCTGCACAAACTTCAGTTTCTGGCCCTTTCTTCCAATCAACTTTCTGGTCCCATCCCTCATGAGATAGGAAGCATGAGGAACCTCTCTGTTCTATCACTCTTTACCAACAGTTTCTCAGGCCCAATTCCTCCCGTGATCACCAGCCTAACCGAACTCACGGTCTTGCTCCTCCAAGGGAACAAGCTTACTGGCTCAATCCCTTCAGAGATAGGGAGGCTTGTGAACCTCAATAGACTCCTTCTTTCTTACAATCAATTTAGTGGCGTGATCCCATCAAGTCTCTGGAGCCTGACACAACTCAATGATTTGCAGATCGATGGAAACATGTTTTCTGGTCCCATTTCACCAATGATAGCAGACTTGAGAAACCTGAACATTCTGAATATGGGTGAGAATGACTTCTCGGGCCCCATTCCATCGAGCATCGGAAACCTGACTGAGCTGCAAGTCTTAGGCCTCTATACCAACCAACTTTCAGGTCCCATACCACACCAGCTGGGGAGATTAGCCAATTTGACAATAATAAATATCGGAGGAAATTATCTGACTGGAGAAATACCTCCATCACTAGCGAACCTCACCAAGCTTACTGTTCTTGGACTGTGGAGGAATAGACTAGTTGGTCGGATTCCTGCTGAGCTTGCCAGTATGGTTAACTTACAAATGCTAAGCTTGTATTCGAACACCCTCTTCGGAATAATCCCCAAGTCGTTAGGAAACCTGACAAATCTTCAGCTCCTTGATCTCAGCCAAAACAGAATTTCAGGGCCAATTCCACCCGAGTTGGGGAATTTGGTGAACCTGAGAAATCTTACCCTCGCCATGAATGATCTCAGTGGACCGATTCCTCCCACTTTGGGAAAATTACATATGCTGGTGGACCTTACTCTTTTCGACAATCATCTCTCTGGATTTGTCCCCACACAGATAGAGGATTTGACAAGTCTAGTCGTGCTTCAGCTAGCAAATAATAGCTTGTCCGGATCAATCCCATCACAAATTTGCAAAGGGGGGACACTTGCTTTCTTCAGTGCCTACGGGAACCGTTTCACTGGGACCATACCAGAAGGCCTGAAAAACTGTCCAAGTTTATACTCGGCAGCATTACAAAATAACCAACTGATTGGGAACATATCAGACGCCTTTGGACTGACTCCAAATCTGCAGTATTTGTACCTAAATCGAAACAAGTTCTCTGGAGAACTCTCGCCGAATTGGAGAGAATGCTGCACCAAACTGATTTACCTGGACCTTAGCCACAATCAAATAAGTGGCCGAATTCCATCATCCATCAGTGCTGCAGAGAATCTGCAGGACCTAAGACTATCCGTCACTTTTTTGACTGGCGAAATTCCAGCAGAGATTGGCGAGCTGAGGAATCTTTTCAAGTTGAATCTAAGTCACAATCAGTTGTCTGGTTCACTACCACAAGAATTTGGAAAGTTGGTCGAACTACAGTCACTTGATCTGTCAAACAATAATCTTAGTGGGAAGCTACCAAAACAACTTGGGGACTGCACGAACTTGCAGTTCTTGAAGCTGAGCAACAACTATTTCAATGGAAGCATCCCTCCTCAGATTGGGAATCTGGTTTTACTGCAGAGTTTGCTGGATCTCAGCTGGAACTTTCTCACAGGCCCCATACCACCCGAACTTGGAAAGCTGACATCCTTGGAAAATCTCAATCTCTCCCACAACAAACTCTTCGGACaaattccttcttctttggaAGGAATGGTGAGCCTAACTAGTGTCAATTTATCGTACAACAATCTTGCGGGTCCGCTGCCAAATAGTAAAGCCTTTAACGAAGCTCCATGGGATGCGTTTGTGGGGAACATTGGCTTATGTGGTAGTAAGCAGGGCTTGCGTCCTTGCAATTCCACAACCAGACACAGGGGCAGTCACCAAAAAGTGATCATACTAAGTGTAGCTTTATCTGGAGGGCTATTAATCTTTGCCATCCTCATAGTAAGCATCACTGCCTACCAAAAATTGGAGAAAGGTGATAGACAAATTTCAATCATAGAGGCATCGCAGCATGGAAATTTGTTTTCCATATGGAACTTTGACGGAAAGCTCGTCTATGAAGATATCATTGAAGCaacagaaaattttgatgacaaATACTGCATTGGCAGAGGTGGATATGGCAGTGTTTATAGAGCAGAGCTGCCAACAggacaaactgtggctgttaaGAAACTAATCCAATCAGAAGAAGATGCACTAGTTGATCGTCGAACCTTCATCAACGAAATCAGCACTCTGACAGAAATACGCCACCGTAACATTGTCAAGCTTTATGGATTCTGTTCACACTCGCAATGCATGTTCTTGGTATATGAATACATGGACAAAGGAAGCTTGGCAGACATGCTGAAGAGTCATGAAGGGGCTGTAGAACTGCACTGGGCAAGAAGGGTGAACATCATTTCAGGCGTTGCCCGTGCTTTGGCCTACATGCATCATGGCCGCGAATCACCTATTGTTCATCGTGACATCTCTAGCAATAATGTTCTGcttgattcaaattttgaagcttGTCTCTCCGACTTCGGCACCGCAAGGTTGTTGCAGCCAAACTCATCCAACAGGACTATGCCTGCAGGAACTTATGGCTACATAGCACCAGGTAAAACCGTAAAAGCCAGATACAAAACTTTGAGAGCAGGAAGAAATCGTTATATTCaattgatctctctctttctctctttctttctcttttaactGGATATAACCATTAAACTGTAGAGCTAGCCTATATCATGCAAGTGACGGAGAAATGCGACGTATACAGCTTCGGCGTACTTGCTTTGGAAGTCGTAAAGGGAACCCATCCGGGAGAACTCTTATCATCCTTATCGACCCAGCGAGGATCATCTT contains:
- the LOC116265300 gene encoding MDIS1-interacting receptor like kinase 2-like, with the protein product MAELTMIGLFQNRLWGSIPSEIGKLKRLTNLYLFSNFLSGSIPSSIGDLHSLEDLNFSSNNLTGGIPPEVGNLTNLTIMSLHQNSLVGPIPASIGNLHKLQFLALSSNQLSGPIPHEIGSMRNLSVLSLFTNSFSGPIPPVITSLTELTVLLLQGNKLTGSIPSEIGRLVNLNRLLLSYNQFSGVIPSSLWSLTQLNDLQIDGNMFSGPISPMIADLRNLNILNMGENDFSGPIPSSIGNLTELQVLGLYTNQLSGPIPHQLGRLANLTIINIGGNYLTGEIPPSLANLTKLTVLGLWRNRLVGRIPAELASMVNLQMLSLYSNTLFGIIPKSLGNLTNLQLLDLSQNRISGPIPPELGNLVNLRNLTLAMNDLSGPIPPTLGKLHMLVDLTLFDNHLSGFVPTQIEDLTSLVVLQLANNSLSGSIPSQICKGGTLAFFSAYGNRFTGTIPEGLKNCPSLYSAALQNNQLIGNISDAFGLTPNLQYLYLNRNKFSGELSPNWRECCTKLIYLDLSHNQISGRIPSSISAAENLQDLRLSVTFLTGEIPAEIGELRNLFKLNLSHNQLSGSLPQEFGKLVELQSLDLSNNNLSGKLPKQLGDCTNLQFLKLSNNYFNGSIPPQIGNLVLLQSLLDLSWNFLTGPIPPELGKLTSLENLNLSHNKLFGQIPSSLEGMVSLTSVNLSYNNLAGPLPNSKAFNEAPWDAFVGNIGLCGSKQGLRPCNSTTRHRGSHQKVIILSVALSGGLLIFAILIVSITAYQKLEKGDRQISIIEASQHGNLFSIWNFDGKLVYEDIIEATENFDDKYCIGRGGYGSVYRAELPTGQTVAVKKLIQSEEDALVDRRTFINEISTLTEIRHRNIVKLYGFCSHSQCMFLVYEYMDKGSLADMLKSHEGAVELHWARRVNIISGVARALAYMHHGRESPIVHRDISSNNVLLDSNFEACLSDFGTARLLQPNSSNRTMPAGTYGYIAPELAYIMQVTEKCDVYSFGVLALEVVKGTHPGELLSSLSTQRGSSLLLKDMLDRRLPVPENSNAIDIVSVVRCALLCICSDPKMRPTMEDVSHWLSIRRLSPVQKNFDTISFGSLTNLVKEEI